Genomic segment of Luteolibacter arcticus:
TTACTGTTCGCACCTACCGCTGGCGATCGGCGGTCCCGGAATCACCGGCAAGTCACTGCCGCAGCAGGTCCGGACCATCGACCTCGCTCCGACGTTGCTCGATCTTGCTGGTGTGGCAAAGCCCGCCGGTTGGGAAGGCCGCAGTCTCGCCGGATGGATGAAAGGGGATGAAGCGCCGGTGGACCTGCCATTTTACGGCGAGACGAGCTTTCCCTACATCCTCTTCCGCGTCCCCGGTGCCGAGCGTCCGCACATCCCGCCGATGGATGAGATGGTCTCGATCGATCGGGACTACCATTACCACTTCGTCTTGCCTGAAAAGTGGGACGACGCCGTGATCTCGTCGAAGCAGCGCTGCCTGCGGACGCGTCATTGGAAGCTGGTGGCGACGCCGACGAAAGATGGCGGCCGTCACTACGGGCTCTTCCACATCGACCGTGATCCCGATAGCCGCAGCGATCTCTCCAGCGGCAGGCCGGAGGTGCTGGATGTGATGAAAGCCGCGCTCGATTCGTGGATCGATGATCACGTGGAGACGCCGATTCAGGTGATCTTTCCGAATGGGGAGCCGCAGGGCTAACAGGTTCGCCGGGAGCGAGGTCCGGGAGCGCTGGTCTTCAGGCCGGCATCGAAGGACCACTCGGGCCGGTCTGAAGACCGGCGCTCCCGGGGGATCGGTCTCACTTCAGCGTTGAGAGGAACTCGATCAAGTCGCGCAGTTCGGCGGGCTTCAGGACCGCATCCATGGGCGGCATGGTGCTGATCGGCGCGGTCTTTGAGGCGAGGTCGGCGAGCGGGATTTCAAGCATAGAGCCATCCGCTTGAGCGAGGATCAGCTTGCCGTCTTTCTCTTCGATGAAAGTTCCCGCGAGCGTGGTGCCATCTTTCTTCGTCGCCGTCATCATGCCGTAGCCGGAGGCAACCGTGGCCTGCGGGTTGACGAGCGATTCCAGGAGGTGATCGCGGCTGTTCGTTCCCACCTTGGTGAGTGGCGGGCCGACGTTTGATCCCTGTTCGCCGATGCGGTGGCAGGCGGTGCAGTTCGCCGCGAGGTTCTCCTCGAAGATTTTCTTTCCCGTGGCGGGATTGCCTCCGTTCATCACATGGAACCACTGCCCATCCGGGCTTTTCGCCGCAAGCGCGGCACGCACTTCCTTTGCTCCGTCCAATTGAAGAGCTTCCGCGCTTTCCAGAACTTCGAGGTAAAGATGGGGGGAGATCTTGTTTTCTGCCATTTGCTTTAAGAGCAACTCCAACTTCGCCTTGGCATCGGGAAGAACCGCCAGCATTCGCACGGCTTGCTGTTGGTCTTCTCCCGTGTTTCCGGGCACCAGGACATTTCCGCGGAGGTAGCGTGACACGAACTCGGGATCGGTTTCCACAAGCAAGGCCGCCACTTCCACTCCTTTCCACGAGATCGTCTCCAAGGCGCTCTTGGCCGTGGCAATCCAGTTAGGATCTCCAATGGATTTCAAATGGCGGATGGCGTCGATCCTGCGAGTTGCGGATATACTATTGTCCAAAGCCAGTCGGATAAACGCGGCGGGATCACGCTTCACGCCGATGCGGTCCATGGCAGATGAAGCCGCCTGCATCACCTGTGCGTTAGCGGTGAGAGGTGAGAGGATCTCATCCAGCTTTTGGCAAAGATCCGTCGCGAACAAGAGAGGCGGCTTTACAATACGAGAAGACGACAAGAAAGCCCCGGTGACCTCATCGAGAGGTTCGCTGGTGTCCACGTTCGCGAGTGCCTCCAAGGCCAGGATTCTCATGGCGACCGGATGGCCGGGGTCCGCCGCATAACGCGCCAATCGGACGAGCGATTCCTCGCTGCGGATGCGGCGGTTGACGGCGATCGCGCGCCGGATCGCCGGGGCGGGCGGCGCCATCTTGCGATCGAGCAACCCCGCCACTCGCTGGGGTGCAGTCGGGTAAAGAATTCCCACAGCTTCGCTCACGATAATCGGCGAATCGTCGTCGAGAAAAGTGGAGGCGAGGTCATACATGTCCGTCCACGCCCTGATCTGGTCTTCATCGAGGCAGAACTCTTCGGAGGTGGGGTCCGTATTTGCGGCTTCGTTACTCCGCCATAAATTGTCGAGAATGCGTCCCAAGGCGACGACCGTCGTCAGCCTCACGGGCATTGCCGGATGGCGGGCGAAGGTTTTCAAGTCGGCAAAGGTGCTTGTTCGGAGGGCGAAAGAACCGGCGTGGTCGAGAAATGGGTCCTTGTTGTCGTTCGCGGCGACCATAGCGGCGACGTTCTCGATCTGGCTCCTGTCGTGGCTCTTTCCAACGGCCATTGCTGCCTGAAATCGAACCCGGGCCGAGGCGTCGGCAAGCAGGGCGGGAAACGTGGGGGGAAGCTTTCTGATGGTTTCACCCGCCCACTTCGCTGCTTGGGAGCGGAGTTCCGGATCCTGCCCGCTGGCGAGTGTGATGAAGATCGCTTCATCGAACTGCTTGCTTTGGGACAGGCCCCACAATGCGTGGACGCGGGCGAGTTGTGATGTCTCGTTCGACGCGGCGACTTTCTTCAAGGCATCCCAGTTCTTGCGAAGGGCGAGTTCCCATTGGGCATCGAGCCGGATGCGCTGGTCGGCGTGGCCGAGGCGTTTGATGAGCTCGTCGTCCACCACCTTTGAAGGGCCTTCCTTCAGCATCGTGGCGACATCTTTTCTCATCGCGCTGCCCGCTTCCTTTGGATCGTCGATCTTCCAGACGGCTCCTTTTTCCTTCATGGGGTAGCCGCCTTGCCAGTCGGCGACGTAGAGGGCTCCGTCCGGGCCGAAGTTGCAGCCGGTGAAGGCGGTGCCGCTCGCCATGAGGTGGTCGCCCTTCATTTTGAAGGAGGCTCCGTCTGGTTCGAGCTGGAAGGCGTTGATCTTTCCCGCGGGAAACTGGGTCAGGAAGAAATGGTTGCGGTAGCGGTCGTTCAACGCAGTGCCGGGATTGTAGGCGAAGCCGCTGGGGCCATCGAGGTAGAGCGCCAGCGGAGGGACGATCGAGGCCGGGCGGTCTTGGCCCTCGGGGAAGGCAATGCGCTCCGCCATCCACGGGTTGTACTTCCCGCCACGGTATTGATAGTAGCAGCGCCAACCATGGTCCGAGCCCTCGGGGATGTACACGAGGCGTTCCTTTTCGCCCTTTTGGTCGGAGTCATTGTCGACCCCGAAGAGGTAGCCATACTCGTCGAAGGCGATCTGCTGGACGTTGCGCAGGCCGCGGGCGAAGACCTCGAAGTCGCTGCCGTCGGGATTGCAGCGCAGCACGGCTCCCTCGTGCGGATAAAACCAGCGCCTGCCGCCGCTTTCCACGTTCAGGCCCTTGTCGCCGATGGTCCAGTAGAGCCTGCCGTCCGGCCCGAGCGTCAGGCCGTGCATGTCGTGGCCGGCGTAGTTGATGTGGACGCCGAAGCCGCTGGCGATGGCCTTGCGCTGGTCGGCCTTTCCGTCGCCGTCCGTGTCGCGGAGTTTCCAGACATCGGGCGCGATGGTCGCATAGACGTCGCCGCCATGGGCGAGCACGCCGGCAGCGATGCCGGTGACCTCGGTATTGAAGCCGTCGGCGAAAAGCGTTTGCTGGTCCGCCACGCCGTCGCCATCGGTATCGACCAGCCGGTGGATCTTTTCGGTGTGGACCGTCAGGTCCTGCCAGTCGATGCGGCCGTTCCGGTCGTGGTCGGTCAGCGAGGCGTGATTCTTGAACCGCTCGGAGGTGACATTTCTCCGGAAAAAGTCGCGCCTCTCCTCGACCGAGGTGTGGGAGAGGTCATCGGTGACCCACCACATCACCTCGCGGATGTCCAGGTCGGCTTGCTTCCGCCGGGTGGTCTCGGTGACGTAGATGGTGCCGTCGGTATCGACCGATACCGCGACGGGGTTGATGAACATCGGCTCGCGGGCGACTAGCGAGCGCACGAGGCCATTTTGGCAGGGGTAGCTTTCCGGGGCCGCGGCGAGGGAGGCGACCAACGGCAGGAAGGAAAGGCAGGCGGCTTTCATGGGCGTGCCACTACGCATGGGAAATGCGGGCGCTTGTCAAATGCTGGCCCATTTCACCCGAACGTGTGGCCGGGTGGCGGGGAAGTCCGCTAATTCGGTATCCATAGATACCGGAGTAAGCGGAGTTCCGCCGGGAGCGCGGAGCTGCTGGCCGGCGGAAGCACGGGTAAGGCAGATGCTGGCGATGCGGACGTTGACGGGTAGCGATCTCCGGGGCCCGTTCTGCGGGCCAGCGGCCCGCGCTCCCAGCGGGGGGCGCTCCAGCGGGAATCAATCCCGGCGGGTCAGCTCCACGAAGACGTCTTCCAGCGTGGCGTCCTTGCGGTGGAGGCTGCGCAGCGGCCAGCCGTACTGGCTGATCAGCTCGTGAATGCGCTCGCGCGCATCGGTGCCGGAATCGACGAGGATCTCGTAGTGGGCCCAATCGTCGGTCAGTGGCTCGGAGGTGACCCGCTTCACGTGGTCCAATCGCTGCAGCGCCGGGCCGATGACCCCGAGGTCACCGGAAATCTCCGCGTGGATCCGGCCAGCGGCACGCATGCCGGCGACCAGATTCTGCGGGGTGTCCTGCGCCTTGATCTGGCCGCCATCGATGATGATGACCCGGCCGCAGGTCATTTCCACCTCGTGCAGGATGTGGGTGGAAAGCAGGATCGTGTGCTTTTCGGAGAGCTTTTTGATCAGGTCGCGGATCTGCCGGATCTGATTGGGGTCGAGGCCGTTGGTCGGCTCGTCTAGGATCAGGAGCTGGGGCTCGTGGACCAGCGCATCGGCGAGGCCCACGCGCTGGCGGTAGCCCTTAGACAGGACCCGGATCATCTTCCGGCGGACTGCCTCCAGCCCGCAGATCTCGATCACTTCATTGACCCGGCGGCGGGCGTCGCGATTGGACAGGCCCTTGAGGGTGGCGCGGTACTTCAGGTACTCGCGGACCCGCATGTCGTCGTAGAGCGGGACGTTTTCCGGCATGTAGCCGATGCAGCGGCGGGCCTCCAGCGATTGGCGGAAAATGTCGAAGCCGGCGACCCGGGCGCTGCCGGAGGTGGGGGGCAGGTAGCCGGTCAGCATCCGCAGGGTCGTGGTCTTGCCGGCGCCGTTCGGGCCTAGGAATCCGACGATCTCGCCGGGTGCGACGTTGAAATCGATGCCTTTGACCGCCTGATGGCGCGCAAAGCTCTTGGTGAGTTGCCGGACTTCGATCATGGGCGATATGCAGGAAATTCGCCCCGAAATGCGGCCTTGTGCGTTGACGCGTCCGGGGCGGCCTCTTACCTAAGCCCTGCGTGCGAGGGGCCAAGCGGGAATTTCCGCAATCTCCCGCCGGCACCCGAACCTACCGCCCATGAAATCGTCGGTTTCCGCCCGCATGAATGCGGACTTGTTGGAGCAGCAATACGCACTCTGGTGCGCCGATCCCAGCTCGGTCGATCCCACGTGGTCGGCCTTTTTTGAAGGCTTCGAGCTAGGGGTCGCCCAGCTCAGGCCCAAGGGGGGAGAGGCAGCCGCGGCACCGTCTGCCGCGCCGGCGGTCGCGACCGCCAGCGAGAGTGACCTCGCCTTCTACGGCAAGGTGGTCAGCCTCGTGTATAATTTCCGCGCCCTCGGCCACACCCAGGCGCACATCAACCCGCTCTCCGACCGCCCGGAGCGCAATCCGCGGCTGGATATTTCCCAGTTCGGTTTCAGCGAGGCCGAAATGGACCGCGAGGCCTCCAATCCGCTGTTCCGCGACGGCGCGAAGATGAAGCTGCGCGACATGGTCGCTGCACTGGAAGCCACCTACTCCGGCTACATTGGCTTCGAATTCACCCACATTCATAACACCACCGTCCGCAACTGGGTGCGCCACCGGATCGAGGCCCACGCCCTGCGCGGTGACGATCCCGCCGACCGCAAGGCCCGCGCGCTCGCTTGGCTGATCGAGGCGGACAGCTTCGAGAATTTCCTGGGCAAGAAGTTCCTCGGCGAGAAGCGCTTCTCGCTGGAAGGCGGCGAAGGCGCGATGGTCGTTCTCAACGCCATCCTCGAAAAGTGTCC
This window contains:
- a CDS encoding PVC-type heme-binding CxxCH protein, whose amino-acid sequence is MKAACLSFLPLVASLAAAPESYPCQNGLVRSLVAREPMFINPVAVSVDTDGTIYVTETTRRKQADLDIREVMWWVTDDLSHTSVEERRDFFRRNVTSERFKNHASLTDHDRNGRIDWQDLTVHTEKIHRLVDTDGDGVADQQTLFADGFNTEVTGIAAGVLAHGGDVYATIAPDVWKLRDTDGDGKADQRKAIASGFGVHINYAGHDMHGLTLGPDGRLYWTIGDKGLNVESGGRRWFYPHEGAVLRCNPDGSDFEVFARGLRNVQQIAFDEYGYLFGVDNDSDQKGEKERLVYIPEGSDHGWRCYYQYRGGKYNPWMAERIAFPEGQDRPASIVPPLALYLDGPSGFAYNPGTALNDRYRNHFFLTQFPAGKINAFQLEPDGASFKMKGDHLMASGTAFTGCNFGPDGALYVADWQGGYPMKEKGAVWKIDDPKEAGSAMRKDVATMLKEGPSKVVDDELIKRLGHADQRIRLDAQWELALRKNWDALKKVAASNETSQLARVHALWGLSQSKQFDEAIFITLASGQDPELRSQAAKWAGETIRKLPPTFPALLADASARVRFQAAMAVGKSHDRSQIENVAAMVAANDNKDPFLDHAGSFALRTSTFADLKTFARHPAMPVRLTTVVALGRILDNLWRSNEAANTDPTSEEFCLDEDQIRAWTDMYDLASTFLDDDSPIIVSEAVGILYPTAPQRVAGLLDRKMAPPAPAIRRAIAVNRRIRSEESLVRLARYAADPGHPVAMRILALEALANVDTSEPLDEVTGAFLSSSRIVKPPLLFATDLCQKLDEILSPLTANAQVMQAASSAMDRIGVKRDPAAFIRLALDNSISATRRIDAIRHLKSIGDPNWIATAKSALETISWKGVEVAALLVETDPEFVSRYLRGNVLVPGNTGEDQQQAVRMLAVLPDAKAKLELLLKQMAENKISPHLYLEVLESAEALQLDGAKEVRAALAAKSPDGQWFHVMNGGNPATGKKIFEENLAANCTACHRIGEQGSNVGPPLTKVGTNSRDHLLESLVNPQATVASGYGMMTATKKDGTTLAGTFIEEKDGKLILAQADGSMLEIPLADLASKTAPISTMPPMDAVLKPAELRDLIEFLSTLK
- a CDS encoding ABC transporter ATP-binding protein; amino-acid sequence: MIEVRQLTKSFARHQAVKGIDFNVAPGEIVGFLGPNGAGKTTTLRMLTGYLPPTSGSARVAGFDIFRQSLEARRCIGYMPENVPLYDDMRVREYLKYRATLKGLSNRDARRRVNEVIEICGLEAVRRKMIRVLSKGYRQRVGLADALVHEPQLLILDEPTNGLDPNQIRQIRDLIKKLSEKHTILLSTHILHEVEMTCGRVIIIDGGQIKAQDTPQNLVAGMRAAGRIHAEISGDLGVIGPALQRLDHVKRVTSEPLTDDWAHYEILVDSGTDARERIHELISQYGWPLRSLHRKDATLEDVFVELTRRD